In Acidobacteriota bacterium, the following are encoded in one genomic region:
- a CDS encoding phage integrase family protein — MNPNDSQNGSAAARKKRAHKADRKPAARRRVRVAEGIYRDRHGLAATVKVNGVQREVRFPPGTPLKTIRARRDELRASLRTLPAGGKHSLNHDAGRYLDQVKTTLISFGDRRRELLAWLPRFGHLRTLALPAHLPALNGQLHEWRDTLAASTCNHRRHALTNLVRVLYGRRASFDLLDLVRFAPPPPRPRWVDRGHIADVLAEIETGSVTRARLELMHWTGMRPSQMGRLRAEDFRLDEPIPYVAVPRGKGGRIAAVPLVPEGVDAAHAFLDAEAFGPWPRSSVNRALAAAARRAGRSAFTTYQIRHSFAAGLRRAGTDVADIQDLYGHTKPETTMIYAPPELAKHRAALERLRRNDATGDTVLDWPPPLAGADGQVRSTA; from the coding sequence ATGAACCCGAACGACAGCCAGAACGGCTCGGCCGCAGCCCGGAAGAAGAGAGCACACAAGGCCGATCGCAAGCCGGCCGCACGCCGCCGCGTCCGCGTCGCCGAGGGCATCTACAGGGACCGCCACGGGCTCGCCGCCACCGTCAAGGTGAACGGCGTCCAGCGCGAGGTCCGCTTCCCACCCGGCACCCCGCTCAAGACCATCCGCGCGCGGCGCGACGAGCTGCGCGCCAGCCTGCGGACGCTACCGGCCGGCGGCAAGCACTCCCTGAACCACGACGCCGGGCGCTACCTCGACCAGGTGAAGACCACCCTGATCAGCTTCGGCGACCGCCGCCGCGAGCTGCTGGCGTGGCTGCCGCGCTTCGGGCATCTGCGGACGCTCGCGCTGCCCGCCCATCTGCCGGCGCTCAACGGCCAGCTACACGAGTGGCGCGACACGCTCGCCGCCTCGACCTGCAACCACCGCCGGCATGCGCTCACGAACCTCGTCCGAGTCCTCTACGGCCGCCGCGCCTCGTTCGACCTGCTCGACCTCGTCCGCTTCGCGCCGCCCCCGCCGAGGCCCCGATGGGTCGACCGCGGCCACATCGCCGACGTGCTCGCCGAGATCGAGACCGGCTCGGTCACCCGCGCCCGTCTGGAGCTGATGCACTGGACCGGGATGCGGCCCTCGCAGATGGGGCGGCTGCGCGCCGAGGACTTCCGGCTCGACGAGCCGATCCCCTACGTCGCCGTCCCGCGCGGGAAGGGCGGACGCATCGCCGCCGTCCCGTTGGTGCCCGAAGGCGTCGACGCCGCGCACGCCTTCCTCGACGCCGAAGCCTTCGGACCGTGGCCCCGCAGCAGCGTCAACCGCGCGCTCGCCGCCGCCGCGCGCCGGGCCGGGCGGTCGGCGTTCACCACCTACCAGATCCGGCACTCGTTCGCGGCAGGGTTGCGAAGGGCCGGGACCGACGTGGCCGACATCCAGGACCTGTACGGACACACCAAGCCCGAGACGACCATGATCTATGCGCCGCCCGAGCTTGCGAAACATCGCGCCGCGCTCGAACGGCTGCGCCGGAACGACGCGACCGGAGATACCGTTCTCGACTGGCCGCCCCCGCTTGCCGGTGCGGACGGGCAAGTGCGGAGCACGGCTTGA